GGAACTCGCCAACCGCATGTCCGAACGCGCGGTCGATGTCATCCGCATGCTGATGAAGCAGGGCGCGATGCACAAGATCACCGACGTGATCGATGCCGATACCGCGCAGCTGATCGCCGAAGAGCTCGGCCACACCGTCAAGCGCGTTGCCGCCTCCGACGTCGAAGAGGGCCTGTTCGACCAGGTCGACGATTCCACCGACACCGAGACGCGCTCGCCTGTCGTGACCGTGATGGGCCACGTCGACCACGGCAAGACCTCGCTGCTCGACGCGCTCCGTCATGCCAACGTGGTCTCCGGCGAAGCCGGCGGCATCACCCAGCATATCGGCGCCTATCAGGTGTCCTCGCCCGAAACCGGCAAGAAGATCACCTTCATCGACACGCCCGGCCACGCCGCGTTCACCGCGATGCGCGCCCGCGGCGCCAAGGTCACCGACATCGTCGTGCTGGTGGTCGCGGCCGACGACGGCGTGATGCCGCAGACGGTGGAAGCCATCAACCACGCCAAGGCGGCAGGCGTGCCGATCATTGTTGCCATCAACAAGATCGACAAGCCCGATGCCAAGCCCGAGCGCGTGCGCACCGAGCTGCTCCAGCACGAGGTGCAGGTGGAATCCTTCGGCGGCGACGTCGTCGACGTCGAGGTGTCCGCCAAGAACAAGACCAATCTCGACAAGCTGCTCGAGATGATCGCGCTCCAGGCCGAAATCCTCGACCTCAAGACCAATTCGGAGCGTCCGGCCGAAGGCACCGTGATCGAAGCCAAGCTCGATCGCGGCCGTGGTCCGGTCGCAACCGTGCTGGTCCAGCGCGGCACGCTCCGTGTCGGCGACATCATCGTCGCCGGCGCCGAGATGGGCCGCGTCCGCGCGCTGATCTCGGATCAGGGCGAGACGGTGCAGGAAGCCGGCCCCTCGGTGCCGGTCGAAGTGCTCGGCTTCAACGGTCCGCCGGAAGCCGGCGATCGTCTCGCCGTGGTCGAGAACGAAGCTCGCGCCCGCCAGGTCACCAGCTACCGCGCGCACCAGAAGCGCGAGAACGCGGCGGCCTCGATCTCCGGCATGCGCGGCTCGCTCGAGCAGATGATGTCGCAGCTGAAGACGGCGGGCCGCAAGGAGTTCCCGCTGATCGTCAAGGCCGACGTGCAGGGCTCGCTGGAAGCGATCCTCGGCTCGCTGGAGAAGCTCGGCACCGACGAAGTCGCAGCCCGCATCCTGCATGCCGGCGTCGGCGGCATCTCGGAATCCGACGTGACGCTCGCGGAGGGCTTCAACGCCGCGATCATCGGCTTCTCGGTTCGTGCCAACAAGGAGGCCGCTGCGGCCGCCAAGCGCAACGGCATCGAGATCCGCTACTACAACATCATCTACGACCTCGTGGACGACGTGAAGAAGGCGATGAGCGGTCTGCTCGCGCCGACCTTGCGCGAAACCATGTTGGGCAATGCCGAGATCCTCGAGATCTTCAACATCTCCAAGGTCGGCAAGGTTGCCGGCTGCCGCGTCACCGACGGCACCGTGGAACGCGGCGCCAATGTGCGCCTGATCCGCGACAACGTCGTCGTGCACGAAGGCAAGCTGTCGACGCTGAAGCGCTTCAAGGACGAAGTGAAGGAGGTCCAGTCCGGTCAGGAATGCGGCATGGCCTTCGAGAACTATCACGACATGCGTGCCGGCGACGTGATCGAGTGTTATCGCGTGGAGACGATCCAGCGCTCCCTGTAAGTCCAAATCTTACCGAAGCGCCCGGATCTTTTTGAGCTGAAATTGCGGGAGTGCGATGGCCGGATTTTTTCCGGCCATCCACACCTCATTCGTTTCAACAGGACAAATGACAATGCTCGTGTCCCAAACACGGGCACGACGAGGTGATTTTCGACGATGCCGCGCCACCACCAGAAGAAGAGTTCCGCGCCCGGCGGCTCGCAACGGCAGTTGCGCGTCGGCGAGCAGGTTCGCCATGCGATGGCCGAGATTCTGGCGCAAGGCAATGTGCATGATGCGGACCTCGAAGGTCACATCATCACCGTGCCGGAGGTACGGATGTCGCCAGACCTGAAGCTCGCGACAGTCTATGTGATGCCGCTCGGTGGCCGCGACACCGAGATCGTGATCGCTGCGCTCGAGCGCAACAAGAAATTCCTGCGCGGCGAAGTCGCGCGGCGCATTAACCTGAAATTTGCACCTGACATTCGTTTCCGCGTCGACGAGCGATTCGACGAAGCGGAACGGATCGAGAAGCTTTTGCGAACACCTGCGGTGCAGAAGGACCTGGAACAGGATCCGGATTCGGATCGGGAAGAAGAGCAATGACGATGGACCCCGTACACGGCACGATCGGCGGCAACGATGCCGATCAGCGCGACGTGACGAAAAATAATTTTGCGGATCTCGGCGGCAATTCCCAGCCGCATCAGGAGCCGCGCCGCGTCAACAACGACCCGCGCGCCAGGCAGCAGAAGGGCAACCAGCCTCGCCGCGACCGCCGCGACGTCCACGGCTGGGTGGTGCTCGACAAGCCGATCGGCATGACCTCGACGCAGGCCGTTGCGGTGCTCAAGCGCCTGTTCAACGCCAAGCGCGCCGGACACGCCGGCACGCTCGACCCGCTCGCCTCGGGCGGCCTGCCCATTGCACTTGGAGAAGCCACCAAGACCGTCCCCTTCGTCATGGACGGCCGCAAGCGCTACCAGTTCACCGTGTGCTGGGGCGAGGAGCGCGATACCGACGACATCGAGGGGCGCGTCACCGCGACCTCCGACCAGCGCCCGACCCGGGAGGCAATCCTGGCGCTGCTGCCCCGCTTCACCGGGGTGATCGAGCAGATCCCGCCGCGCTATTCCGCGATCAAGGTCCAGGGCGAGCGGGCCTATGACCTCGCCCGCGACGGCGAGGTCGTGGAACTGGCCCCCCGTCCGGTCGAGATTCACCATTTAACCCTTGTGGATCAACCGGATAACGACCGTGCCGTGTTCGAGGCCGAGTGCGGCAAGGGCACCTATGTCCGGGCGCTGGCCCGCGATATGGGCCGGATTCTCGGCACTTTCGGCCATATCTGCGCGCTGCGGCGGACCCTGGTCGGCCCATTTGACGAAAACGACATGATTCCGCTGGATCAGTTGGAGGCTTTGTGCGATAGAGCCGCGTCCGGCGAGGGCAGCCTCGCCGACGCGCTCATGCCCGTTGAGACCGCGCTGGACGACATCCCGGCACTGGCCGTCACTCGGGCTGATGCGGCAAGGCTCCATCGGGGCCAAGCCGTTTTGTTGCGCGGACGGGATGCGCCCACTTGTAGCGGCACAGTCTATGTCACGGTGGCAGGCCGTCTTTTGGCGCTTGCTGAAGTCGGCAATGGCGAAATCATCCCCAAGCGTGTGTTCAACCTGACCGGCCTGACTGCCAGCCCCGGTCGCAACGAGAGAAATTGACGATGTCGATTGCCGCAGAACGCAAAG
The genomic region above belongs to Bradyrhizobium arachidis and contains:
- the infB gene encoding translation initiation factor IF-2; the encoded protein is MVDTKTPGDKKLSVPSKTLSLKPRVETGTVRQSFSHGRSKQVVVEKRGKRRIDGTPEPQTAEAPKPAPAAPAPAPVRPAPPRNAGSGVVLRTLTEDERSARASALADAKVREVEERRQAEEEAQRRAVREAAERAEREAAESRRKAEEERHRHEDEAKRKAETEAKKRFGEGEQPQSAPRPAAAAPAASAPRPGAPTARPATTTTTARPGTTTARPGTTTARPAGGPLGRAPAVAAGPDEDDGPRQIRRGPGGAARPAAAPKTTHKPGPQKERGRLTVVTALNADEVRERSIASFRRRTQRLKGHASNEPKEKLIREVTIPEAITIQELANRMSERAVDVIRMLMKQGAMHKITDVIDADTAQLIAEELGHTVKRVAASDVEEGLFDQVDDSTDTETRSPVVTVMGHVDHGKTSLLDALRHANVVSGEAGGITQHIGAYQVSSPETGKKITFIDTPGHAAFTAMRARGAKVTDIVVLVVAADDGVMPQTVEAINHAKAAGVPIIVAINKIDKPDAKPERVRTELLQHEVQVESFGGDVVDVEVSAKNKTNLDKLLEMIALQAEILDLKTNSERPAEGTVIEAKLDRGRGPVATVLVQRGTLRVGDIIVAGAEMGRVRALISDQGETVQEAGPSVPVEVLGFNGPPEAGDRLAVVENEARARQVTSYRAHQKRENAAASISGMRGSLEQMMSQLKTAGRKEFPLIVKADVQGSLEAILGSLEKLGTDEVAARILHAGVGGISESDVTLAEGFNAAIIGFSVRANKEAAAAAKRNGIEIRYYNIIYDLVDDVKKAMSGLLAPTLRETMLGNAEILEIFNISKVGKVAGCRVTDGTVERGANVRLIRDNVVVHEGKLSTLKRFKDEVKEVQSGQECGMAFENYHDMRAGDVIECYRVETIQRSL
- the rbfA gene encoding 30S ribosome-binding factor RbfA, whose translation is MPRHHQKKSSAPGGSQRQLRVGEQVRHAMAEILAQGNVHDADLEGHIITVPEVRMSPDLKLATVYVMPLGGRDTEIVIAALERNKKFLRGEVARRINLKFAPDIRFRVDERFDEAERIEKLLRTPAVQKDLEQDPDSDREEEQ
- the truB gene encoding tRNA pseudouridine(55) synthase TruB; this encodes MTMDPVHGTIGGNDADQRDVTKNNFADLGGNSQPHQEPRRVNNDPRARQQKGNQPRRDRRDVHGWVVLDKPIGMTSTQAVAVLKRLFNAKRAGHAGTLDPLASGGLPIALGEATKTVPFVMDGRKRYQFTVCWGEERDTDDIEGRVTATSDQRPTREAILALLPRFTGVIEQIPPRYSAIKVQGERAYDLARDGEVVELAPRPVEIHHLTLVDQPDNDRAVFEAECGKGTYVRALARDMGRILGTFGHICALRRTLVGPFDENDMIPLDQLEALCDRAASGEGSLADALMPVETALDDIPALAVTRADAARLHRGQAVLLRGRDAPTCSGTVYVTVAGRLLALAEVGNGEIIPKRVFNLTGLTASPGRNERN